A single genomic interval of Epinephelus fuscoguttatus linkage group LG22, E.fuscoguttatus.final_Chr_v1 harbors:
- the mybpc1 gene encoding myosin-binding protein C, slow-type isoform X4: MPEPTKKDEVPNGQPEESVAPDSNGPALPLPEISLEVSPPPDDSVPATGRKDSVWSLGEGQGPEELEKPIDTPPRSTLLIESPQSASIFVGGDANFVAKVEAKDLLRKPTVKWFKGKWMDLASKTGKHLQLKETFDRLTKIHTFEMHIIKAKENYAGNYRCEVTYKDKFDSCTFDLEVKEAEQGTQNIDIRSAFKRSSEGQEDAGELDFSGLLKHREPQKQDDTPEIDVWEILRNARPDEYEKIAFMYGITDLRGLLRRMKKIPKEEKKSEAFAKKLEPAYQVDKGGKIRLVVDLADPTVELKWYKNGQEIRPSPKYIFEHKGTQRIMVINNCTMNDDAAYSVAAGDEKCATELFVKELPVKIVKGIEPVKTTVNERIELECEVSEEGAQVKWMKNGVEVPTGVRSRYRVKCEGTKHFLVIDDASREDTGTYSIMATGGTSEAHVQVDLKPLKIYQDLQDMTVLLGEPLKMHCEIYPGNVPGRWYRNGQLIQPNDRINILHRNKNHRLEIAASSLHDAGDYTFVPEGYSQSLSAKIHIIDPPRVHLDSLNFPDNTVTIVAGNKLRLEIPISGEPAPRVVWMKGERVILETGHRIHAETYGDQTSLTIDVTEREDTGNYKIVLQNEAGEATASVKIKVVDIPDPPEAPLVPTVGGDWCTMTWEAPKYDGGSPLLGYFIERKKKQSSRWMRLNFDLIKETSFEPKKMIEGVPYEVRIFAVNAIGVSKPSEPSKPFTPLAVTSEPTMLVVDDVTDTTVTVKWRPPETIGAAGLDGYQVEYCIEGTDDWIISNTELTEKTKHTITGLTPGTKILIRVKAINAAGASAPRTIQHSVLVKEVIEPPKIRVPRHLKQTYTRRVGEAVNLVVPFMGKPRPKVNWLKEGKPIEPSHVSIRNTDCDSIIFIRKAERSHSGKYEMTVQVENHVDTAILDIQIVDLPGPPQCVTIEDVWGENVALVWTPPKDIGNAPITGYTIQKADKKTMEWYTCIEHYHRNCITITELVVGNEYFFRIFAENMCGLSETATQTKKSALIVKEGLQVKTHEFNDHDFREAPKFTQPLINTFAIAGYNTTLNCSVRANPRPKVIWMKNKIVILDDPRYRMFSNQGVCTLEIRKPSPYDGGMYSCKAINDLGEALVECKLEVKVQTQEL; encoded by the exons ATGCCAGAGCCCACAAAGAAAG ATGAGGTGCCAAATGGCCAGCCAGAAG AAAGTGTTGCCCCAGACAGTAACGGCCCTGCCCTGCCCCTTCCTGAGATTTCCCTGGAGGTTTCTCCACCCCCAG aTGATAGCGTGCCAGCCACGGGGAGAAAAGACTCAG TGTGGTCTCTGGGAGAGGGCCAGGGCCCAGAGGAGCTGGAAAAGCCCATTGACACCCCACCACGGTCAACCCTGCTGATAGAGAGCCCCCAGAGTGCCTCTATCTTTGTGG GTGGAGATGCCAACTTTGTTGCCAAGGTGGAGGCCAAAGATCTTCTCCGCAAACCTACTGTCAAGTGGTTTAAAGGAAAGTGGATGGATCTGGCCAGCAAGACAGGAAAGCACTTACAGCTAAAAGAGACCTTTGACCGACTGACCAAG ATACATACATTTGAGATGCACATCATCAAGGCCAAAGAGAACTATGCTGGAAACTACAGGTGCGAAGTCACCTACAAGGACAAGTTTGACAGCTGTACCTTTgacttggaagttaaag AAGCTGAACAGGGCACACAGAATATTGATATTCGATCAGCTTTCAAAAGAAG CAGTGAAGGACAAGAAGATGCAGGGGAGCTTGACTTTAGTGGTCTCCTTAAACATAG GGAGCCACAAAAGCAGGATGACACTCCAGAGATCGATGTGTGGGAGATCCTTAGAAACGCCCGGCCCGATGAGTACGAGAAGATCGCCTTTATGTATGGCATCACAGATCTGAGGGGTCTGCTGCGGAGGATGAAGAAGATCccgaaagaggagaagaaaagcgAAG CTTTTGCAAAGAAACTGGAACCGGCGTATCAGGTGGATAAAGGTGGAAAGATCCGCTTGGTGGTCGACCTGGCCGACCCCACAGTTGAGCTCAAGTGGTACAAGAACGGACAGGAAATCAGACCCTCTCCCAA GTATATTTTTGAGCATAAGGGCACACAAAGGATTATGGTCATCAACAACTGCACCATGAATGATGACGCAGCTTATTCTGTAGCTGCGGGGGACGAGAAATGCGCCACAGAGCTGTTTGTCAAAG AGTTGCCAGTTAAAATCGTTAAAGGTATCGAGCCAGTGAAAACCACAGTGAATGAGAGGATTGAGCTGGAGTGCGAGGTGTCAGAGGAAGGTGCTCAGGTCAAATG GATGAAGAACGGTGTTGAGGTTCCAACAGGAGTTCGCTCCAGATACCGAGTTAAGTGTGAAGGAACAAAACACTTCTTGGTGATTGATGACGCCTCCAgggaggacactgggacttactCCATCATGGCTACTGGTGGCACATCTGAGGCACACGTACAGGTTGACT tGAAACCACTGAAGATATACCAGGACCTGCAGGATATGACGGTTTTACTGGGTGAACCCCTCAAGATGCACTGTGAGATTTACCCCGGCAACGTCCCAGGGCGTTGGTACAGGAATGGACAGCTGATCCAGCCCAATGACCGCATCAACATCTTACACAGAAATAA GAACCATCGTCTTGAAATTGCGGCCAGCTCCCTTCATGATGCAGGAGATTACACTTTTGTACCTGAGGGATATTCACAGAGTCTCTCTGCCAAAATTCATATCATTG ACCCACCAAGGGTGCATTTGGATAGCTTGAACTTCCCAGACAACACAGTGACAATTGTGGCGGGAAACAAACTTCGCCTGGAGATCCCCATCAGTGGAGAACCAGCACCCAGAGTGGTGTGGATGAAGGGTGAAAGG GTGATTCTTGAGACAGGCCATCGCATCCATGCTGAAACGTACGGCGACCAAACCAGCCTGACGATTGACGTCACAGAGCGGGAGGACACAGGCAACTACAAGATAGTCCTGCAAAATGAGGCTGGTGAAGCTACAGCTAGCGTCAAAATCAAGGTTGTAG ACATCCCCGACCCTCCAGAGGCTCCCTTGGTCCCAACGGTGGGCGGTGATTGGTGCACTATGACATGGGAAGCACCAAAATATGATGGAGGCTCACCATTATTAG GCTACTTCattgagagaaaaaagaaacagagctCCAGATGGATGAGACTGAACTTTGACCTGATCAAAGAAACATCATTCGAACCCAAGAAGATGATTGAAGGAGTGCCATATGAAGTGCGCATCTTCGCAGTCAACGCCATCGGTGTGTCCAAGCCCAGTGAACCATCCAAACCCTTTACTCCCCTCG CTGTGACCAGTGAGCCCACCATGCTGGTCGTGGACGATGTCACCGACACCACAGTGACAGTAAAGTGGCGTCCTCCTGAGACTATCGGAGCTGCCGGACTGGACGGATACCAAGTGGAGTACTGCATAGAAGGAA CTGATGATTGGATAATATCCAACACGGAGCTGACAGAGAAGACCAAGCACACCATCACTGGGCTGACTCCAGGAACTAAAATCTTAATTCGAGTCAAAGCCATCAACGCTGCCGGAGCCAGCGCTCCACGGACCATTCAGCACTCCGTCCTGGTCAAAGAGGTTATCG AACCACCCAAGATCCGCGTCCCCCGACACTTGAAACAAACATACACTCGCAGAGTTGGAGAGGCAGTCAACCTCGTCGTGCCATTCATG GGTAAACCCAGGCCGAAGGTCAACTGGCTGAAAGAGGGCAAGCCCATCGAGCCTTCCCACGTAAGCATCCGCAACACAGACTGCGACAGCATCATTTTCATCCGTAAAGCAGAACGCAGCCACTCTGGAAAGTATGAGATGACCGTGCAGGTTGAAAACCATGTGGACACGGCCATTCTGGACATACAAATTGTAG ACCTACCTGGGcctcctcagtgtgtgacgaTTGAAGATGTTTGGGGAGAAAACGTGGCTCTGGTCTGGACTCCTCCAAAAGATATCGGCAACGCTCCAATTACAGGCTACACTATTCAAAAAGCAGACAAGAAGACAATG GAGTGGTACACATGCATCGAGCATTATCATCGCAACTGCATCACCATCACAGAGCTGGTAGTAGGGAACGAGTACTTCTTCAGGATCTTTGCAGAGAACATGTGCGGCCTAAGTGAAACTGCCACCCAAACCAAGAAAAGTGCCCTCATCGTCAAAGAAG GCTTGCAGGTGAAAACGCACGAGTTCAACGACCACGACTTCAGGGAGGCGCCAAAGTTCACGCAGCCGCTGATCAACACTTTTGCCATTGCCGGCTACAACACTACTCTCAATTGTAGTGTTCGTGCCAACCCAAGG CCCAAAGTGATCTGGATGAAGAATAAGATAGTCATCCTCGACGACCCGCGCTACCGCATGTTTAGCAACCAGGGAGTATGTACTCTGGAGATCAGGAAGCCCAGTCCCTATGATGGCGGCATGTACTCCTGCAAGGCCATCAACGACCTGGGAGAGGCCCTAGTTGAATGCAAgctggaggtcaaag
- the mybpc1 gene encoding myosin-binding protein C, slow-type isoform X5, which yields MPEPTKKDEVPNGQPEVWSLGEGQGPEELEKPIDTPPRSTLLIESPQSASIFVGGDANFVAKVEAKDLLRKPTVKWFKGKWMDLASKTGKHLQLKETFDRLTKIHTFEMHIIKAKENYAGNYRCEVTYKDKFDSCTFDLEVKEAEQGTQNIDIRSAFKRSSEGQEDAGELDFSGLLKHREPQKQDDTPEIDVWEILRNARPDEYEKIAFMYGITDLRGLLRRMKKIPKEEKKSEAFAKKLEPAYQVDKGGKIRLVVDLADPTVELKWYKNGQEIRPSPKYIFEHKGTQRIMVINNCTMNDDAAYSVAAGDEKCATELFVKELPVKIVKGIEPVKTTVNERIELECEVSEEGAQVKWMKNGVEVPTGVRSRYRVKCEGTKHFLVIDDASREDTGTYSIMATGGTSEAHVQVDLKPLKIYQDLQDMTVLLGEPLKMHCEIYPGNVPGRWYRNGQLIQPNDRINILHRNKNHRLEIAASSLHDAGDYTFVPEGYSQSLSAKIHIIDPPRVHLDSLNFPDNTVTIVAGNKLRLEIPISGEPAPRVVWMKGERVILETGHRIHAETYGDQTSLTIDVTEREDTGNYKIVLQNEAGEATASVKIKVVDIPDPPEAPLVPTVGGDWCTMTWEAPKYDGGSPLLGYFIERKKKQSSRWMRLNFDLIKETSFEPKKMIEGVPYEVRIFAVNAIGVSKPSEPSKPFTPLAVTSEPTMLVVDDVTDTTVTVKWRPPETIGAAGLDGYQVEYCIEGTDDWIISNTELTEKTKHTITGLTPGTKILIRVKAINAAGASAPRTIQHSVLVKEVIEPPKIRVPRHLKQTYTRRVGEAVNLVVPFMGKPRPKVNWLKEGKPIEPSHVSIRNTDCDSIIFIRKAERSHSGKYEMTVQVENHVDTAILDIQIVDLPGPPQCVTIEDVWGENVALVWTPPKDIGNAPITGYTIQKADKKTMEWYTCIEHYHRNCITITELVVGNEYFFRIFAENMCGLSETATQTKKSALIVKEGLQVKTHEFNDHDFREAPKFTQPLINTFAIAGYNTTLNCSVRANPRPKVIWMKNKIVILDDPRYRMFSNQGVCTLEIRKPSPYDGGMYSCKAINDLGEALVECKLEVKVQTQEL from the exons ATGCCAGAGCCCACAAAGAAAG ATGAGGTGCCAAATGGCCAGCCAGAAG TGTGGTCTCTGGGAGAGGGCCAGGGCCCAGAGGAGCTGGAAAAGCCCATTGACACCCCACCACGGTCAACCCTGCTGATAGAGAGCCCCCAGAGTGCCTCTATCTTTGTGG GTGGAGATGCCAACTTTGTTGCCAAGGTGGAGGCCAAAGATCTTCTCCGCAAACCTACTGTCAAGTGGTTTAAAGGAAAGTGGATGGATCTGGCCAGCAAGACAGGAAAGCACTTACAGCTAAAAGAGACCTTTGACCGACTGACCAAG ATACATACATTTGAGATGCACATCATCAAGGCCAAAGAGAACTATGCTGGAAACTACAGGTGCGAAGTCACCTACAAGGACAAGTTTGACAGCTGTACCTTTgacttggaagttaaag AAGCTGAACAGGGCACACAGAATATTGATATTCGATCAGCTTTCAAAAGAAG CAGTGAAGGACAAGAAGATGCAGGGGAGCTTGACTTTAGTGGTCTCCTTAAACATAG GGAGCCACAAAAGCAGGATGACACTCCAGAGATCGATGTGTGGGAGATCCTTAGAAACGCCCGGCCCGATGAGTACGAGAAGATCGCCTTTATGTATGGCATCACAGATCTGAGGGGTCTGCTGCGGAGGATGAAGAAGATCccgaaagaggagaagaaaagcgAAG CTTTTGCAAAGAAACTGGAACCGGCGTATCAGGTGGATAAAGGTGGAAAGATCCGCTTGGTGGTCGACCTGGCCGACCCCACAGTTGAGCTCAAGTGGTACAAGAACGGACAGGAAATCAGACCCTCTCCCAA GTATATTTTTGAGCATAAGGGCACACAAAGGATTATGGTCATCAACAACTGCACCATGAATGATGACGCAGCTTATTCTGTAGCTGCGGGGGACGAGAAATGCGCCACAGAGCTGTTTGTCAAAG AGTTGCCAGTTAAAATCGTTAAAGGTATCGAGCCAGTGAAAACCACAGTGAATGAGAGGATTGAGCTGGAGTGCGAGGTGTCAGAGGAAGGTGCTCAGGTCAAATG GATGAAGAACGGTGTTGAGGTTCCAACAGGAGTTCGCTCCAGATACCGAGTTAAGTGTGAAGGAACAAAACACTTCTTGGTGATTGATGACGCCTCCAgggaggacactgggacttactCCATCATGGCTACTGGTGGCACATCTGAGGCACACGTACAGGTTGACT tGAAACCACTGAAGATATACCAGGACCTGCAGGATATGACGGTTTTACTGGGTGAACCCCTCAAGATGCACTGTGAGATTTACCCCGGCAACGTCCCAGGGCGTTGGTACAGGAATGGACAGCTGATCCAGCCCAATGACCGCATCAACATCTTACACAGAAATAA GAACCATCGTCTTGAAATTGCGGCCAGCTCCCTTCATGATGCAGGAGATTACACTTTTGTACCTGAGGGATATTCACAGAGTCTCTCTGCCAAAATTCATATCATTG ACCCACCAAGGGTGCATTTGGATAGCTTGAACTTCCCAGACAACACAGTGACAATTGTGGCGGGAAACAAACTTCGCCTGGAGATCCCCATCAGTGGAGAACCAGCACCCAGAGTGGTGTGGATGAAGGGTGAAAGG GTGATTCTTGAGACAGGCCATCGCATCCATGCTGAAACGTACGGCGACCAAACCAGCCTGACGATTGACGTCACAGAGCGGGAGGACACAGGCAACTACAAGATAGTCCTGCAAAATGAGGCTGGTGAAGCTACAGCTAGCGTCAAAATCAAGGTTGTAG ACATCCCCGACCCTCCAGAGGCTCCCTTGGTCCCAACGGTGGGCGGTGATTGGTGCACTATGACATGGGAAGCACCAAAATATGATGGAGGCTCACCATTATTAG GCTACTTCattgagagaaaaaagaaacagagctCCAGATGGATGAGACTGAACTTTGACCTGATCAAAGAAACATCATTCGAACCCAAGAAGATGATTGAAGGAGTGCCATATGAAGTGCGCATCTTCGCAGTCAACGCCATCGGTGTGTCCAAGCCCAGTGAACCATCCAAACCCTTTACTCCCCTCG CTGTGACCAGTGAGCCCACCATGCTGGTCGTGGACGATGTCACCGACACCACAGTGACAGTAAAGTGGCGTCCTCCTGAGACTATCGGAGCTGCCGGACTGGACGGATACCAAGTGGAGTACTGCATAGAAGGAA CTGATGATTGGATAATATCCAACACGGAGCTGACAGAGAAGACCAAGCACACCATCACTGGGCTGACTCCAGGAACTAAAATCTTAATTCGAGTCAAAGCCATCAACGCTGCCGGAGCCAGCGCTCCACGGACCATTCAGCACTCCGTCCTGGTCAAAGAGGTTATCG AACCACCCAAGATCCGCGTCCCCCGACACTTGAAACAAACATACACTCGCAGAGTTGGAGAGGCAGTCAACCTCGTCGTGCCATTCATG GGTAAACCCAGGCCGAAGGTCAACTGGCTGAAAGAGGGCAAGCCCATCGAGCCTTCCCACGTAAGCATCCGCAACACAGACTGCGACAGCATCATTTTCATCCGTAAAGCAGAACGCAGCCACTCTGGAAAGTATGAGATGACCGTGCAGGTTGAAAACCATGTGGACACGGCCATTCTGGACATACAAATTGTAG ACCTACCTGGGcctcctcagtgtgtgacgaTTGAAGATGTTTGGGGAGAAAACGTGGCTCTGGTCTGGACTCCTCCAAAAGATATCGGCAACGCTCCAATTACAGGCTACACTATTCAAAAAGCAGACAAGAAGACAATG GAGTGGTACACATGCATCGAGCATTATCATCGCAACTGCATCACCATCACAGAGCTGGTAGTAGGGAACGAGTACTTCTTCAGGATCTTTGCAGAGAACATGTGCGGCCTAAGTGAAACTGCCACCCAAACCAAGAAAAGTGCCCTCATCGTCAAAGAAG GCTTGCAGGTGAAAACGCACGAGTTCAACGACCACGACTTCAGGGAGGCGCCAAAGTTCACGCAGCCGCTGATCAACACTTTTGCCATTGCCGGCTACAACACTACTCTCAATTGTAGTGTTCGTGCCAACCCAAGG CCCAAAGTGATCTGGATGAAGAATAAGATAGTCATCCTCGACGACCCGCGCTACCGCATGTTTAGCAACCAGGGAGTATGTACTCTGGAGATCAGGAAGCCCAGTCCCTATGATGGCGGCATGTACTCCTGCAAGGCCATCAACGACCTGGGAGAGGCCCTAGTTGAATGCAAgctggaggtcaaag